Within the Saccharomonospora amisosensis genome, the region CCGAACCGGCACCGCCGCCACAGCCTCCGCCACCACGACCTCGCCGTCCCCGCTCGAAGATCGCATTCGCCACGTTCGGGGTGGCGATCGCGGTGGCGGGCGTAGGTTCCGCGCTGGTGGCGGAGGGAGTGCCGTGGTTCACCCTTGCCCACGTGATCGGCCTGGTGCTCGGTGTGATCGGGGTCGGACTCGTGCTCAGCGCTTTCCGTGGAGGTGGCCGGTGGCTGACCGGGCTGGCGGTTCCGCTGGCCGTGGCGGGACTGGTACTGACCAGCCTCCCGCTGAACGACTTCCGCGGCGGCGTCGGCGAACTCGACGCGACACCTCGCACAGCGGCGGAGGTGCTGCCGGTGTACGAACGCACGGCCGGTGAGATCCGGCTCGACCTTCGGCAACTGCGGGCAACCACGCCTGTGGAGACGGCAGTGCGCAACGGCGCGGGAAACGTCACGGTCATCGTGCCGACGACCGCTGACGTCACCTACCAATGCGAGGCTGGTGTGGGCAACATCGAATGCCTCGGCAGGCAACAGTCTGGGGCAGGTACCGCGCCCATCAGCGGTGTCGACCTCGGCGACGACGGCGAGGGTGGCCAGCGGCTGTCACTCAAGGTCGTAGCCGGAGCGGGGAATGTAGAGGTGCGCCGTGGCTGAGCCGAACGAAACCGGGACGCCGAGCGGGCGCAGGCGGGTGGACATCGTCACCCTGCTGTCGGGGATCGCGACACTGCTCGTGTCCGCCTACGTGCTCTCAGACGGCGCGACCTGGCTTCCGGAAATGGATCTGCGCTGGGTGCTGGCAGGTGGCGCCGTCCTCGTCGGGACGCTGTTGCTCGCCGCTTCGATGCGAGGCAACTGCCGGGAGTGACCTCGCGGCTCACTCCCACTCGATGGTGCCGGGTGGCTTGCTCGTCACATCGAGCACCACCCGGTTCACTTCGGCCACCTCGTTGGTGATCCTGGTCGAGATGCGCTCGAGCACGTCGTAGGGCAGCCGCGTCCAGTCGGCCGTCATCGCGTCCTCGCTGGAGACCGGACGCAACACCACCGGATGCCCGTAGGTACGGCCGTCACCCTGCACGCCGACACTGCGCACGTCGGCGAGCAGCACGACAGGACACTGCCAGATCTCGCTGTCGAGCCCGGCCGCGGTGAGTTCCTCACGCGCGATCGCGTCCGCTGCTCGCAGCGTCTCCAGCCGATCGGCGGTGACCTCGCCGATCACCCGGATACCCAGTCCAGGGCCGGGGAAGGGCTGCCTGTGCACGATCGTCTCCGGCAGGCCAAGTTCCAGGCCGACCCGCCTTACCTCGTCCTTGAACAACGACCGCAACGGCTCTACGAGCGTGAACCGCAGGTCGTCCGGCAGCCCGCCGACGTTGTGGTGGCTCTTGATGTTGGAAGCGCCCGTGCCGCCACCTGACTCGACGACATCCGGGTAGAGGGTGCCCTGCACCAGGAACTCGACGTCGCCCTTGGCCTTGAGGTCACGCGCCGCTCGCTCGAAAACGCGGATGAACTCCCTACCGATGATCTTGCGCTTCTGCTCGGGGTCCACAACACCTGCGAGCGCTTCGAGAAAGCGTTGCCTGGCGTCGACGGTCACGAGTTTCACGCCGGTCGCCGCCACGAAGTCGCGCTCCACCTGTGCGCGCTCGCCCGCGCGCAGCAGGCCGTGATCCACGAACACGCAGGTGAGGCGCTCGCCGATCGCGCGCTGGACAAGCGCGGCCGCGACGGCCGAGTCGACGCCGCCGGAAAGCCCGCAGATCGCGTGTCCATCACCCACCTGGGCGCGGATGCGCGCAACCTGGTCGTCGACGATGGAAGCCGTGGTCCACTGCGGGCGGATGCCAGCCACCTCGTGCAGGAAGCGACGCAGCACCTCCTGGCCGTGCGGCGAGTGCGCCACCTCTGGGTGGTACTGCACACCGGCCAGCTTGCGGCCGAGATCCTCGAACCCCGCAACGGGTGCGCCCTGACTGCCCGCGGTGACCTGGAAGCCTTCCGGGGCCTTGGTTACGCAGTCCCCGTGGCTCATCCACACCGGGTGCCGCGCGGGCAACTCCTCGTGCAGCACGCCCCCGTTCACGCCGAGTTCGGTACGGCCGAACTCCCTCGTCCCGGTGTGCTCCACCGTGCCGCCGAGTGCCTGGGCCATCGCCTGGAACCCGTAACAGATCCCGAAGACGGGAACCCCCGCCTCGAACAGCGCCGCGTCCACCTTGGGGGCATCCTCGGCGTAAACGCTGGAAGGGCCGCCGGAAAGTATGATCGCCGCGGGCTCTCGCTCCAGCAGGTCCGCTACAGCCGTGGTGTGCGGCACGACCTCGGAGTACACCTGTGCCTCGCGAACCCGGCGCGCGATCAGCTGCGCGTACTGCGCGCCGTAGTCCAGCACGAGTACGGGACCTTCTGCCACTTCCGCGGACCTCCTGGCGATCGTAACGAACTGCCGTACCCATCGTCGCAGGTGAACCGCCGCGCGATGAGCGCAGGTCACCGTTACCGTGCTGGCATGGACACCATCACGCCGCGGCCAAGGGCTGTGTGGGTAGCAGGTCGCGCGGAGCAGGGCAGCCGCACGGTGACCGTCACCCACCCCTACGACGGTACCGAGGTGGCCACCGTCGCCGTCCCCGACGAGCAGCAGGTCGAGCACGCTGTGATGGCGGCGGCGAGCATCGCCTCGGAGGTGCGCAGCAGCTCGGCCAGGCACAGGGCCACCACGCTCGAACGGCTGGCCCGCGGGTTGTCCACCCGAGGCGACGAACTGGCGGAAATGATCACTGCGGAGAGCGGCAAGCCGCTGCGCTGGGCCGAGGCCGAGGTAAGGGAGGCGACCGCCACGCTGCGGTCCGCGGCACGGTTAGCCTGCGAAACGCGGCGGCAGGAGTCCGACACCGCGGGCGAGGGACCTGTAACGCTGACTCGGCGCGTGCCGAGGGGACCGGCACTGGGAGAGGTACCCTTCCACGCGCCTCTCGGCATGGCCGCCCGCGCGGTCGCCGCTTCGCTGGCCGCAGCCGCACCCGTGGTGCTCGTACCCACGCAGCGGGCTCCACTTTCGGCACTGGCATTGGGTGAGTTGCTGGCCAACGCGGACCTGCCGGACGAGGCGTTCTCCGTGCTGCCGGTCGAGGACACCGCCACGCTGGACACCGACACCCGGCTGGTACCGGTGCCGGACACCGGCTGTGGCCAGGCGGCAGCCGTCGTACTGGCGGACTGGCCCGATCTCGACCAAGCGGCCGCCCGCCTCGCCGCGGCGGGAACCGGACAGGCAGGGCAGTCGTGTGTGGCGGTGCGGCGTGTGGTGGTGCAGCGGGCGATCGCTGCTGACTTCGTGCCGAAACTGGCGGAGGCGGTGCGCGAGCAGCGCATCGGTGACCCTTACGACAGCAGCGTGTCCGTTGGACCGATGGCCGACGAAGCCGCCGCCGAACGCGTCGTCGGCTGGGTGGACGAGGCCGTTTCGGAGGGCGCGAAACTGCTCACCGGCGGTACGCGTACCGGCAGCACGGTGGAACCGACACTGCTCACCGATGTCGCCGAGCAGGCCCGGGTGTTGCGGCCCACGGCGTTCGGCCCGGTGCTGGTGATCACCGTCGCGGAATCGACCGAGGAGGCCTTCGCCGCGGCGAAAGGGCCGAGGACGGGAGTGTTCACCCGCGATGTCCAACTGGCGCTGCACGCCTCCGCCGACCTCGACGCGGGCGAGGTGACCATCGGTGACGTGCCGACCTACCGCCCGGATTCGGTGGGCGGCGCCATCCAGACCCTCACCGAGGAGCGCATCACCGTGCTGCCCGCCCCTACGCCTCCACGGTGAGCGCCGCGGGGGCGTGCGCGGGAACGGCCGGGTTCTTCGGCGCCACCGGCTCGAGCCTGCGGTACTTCTTGCCCTGTGCGGGCCGAAGGTCGGCCTCACCCTTGTTGGGCCACAGCGAGAACGCGCGTTCCGCCTGCGCCGTGATGGTCAGCGAAGGGTTGACCCCGAGGTTCGCCGTGATCGCAGCACCGTCGACAACATGCAGGTTGGGGTAGTTGAACACCCGGTGGTAGGGGTCGATGACACCGTTTTCGGTGCTGGTGCCGATGGGGGCGCCACCGATGAAATGCGCGGTGAGCGGAATGTTGAAGATCTCGCCCCACGTGCCACCTGCCGTACCGCCGATGTGCTCCGCTGTGCGCAGGTTGGCCTCGTGGCCCGCCGGGATGAACGTCGGGTTCGGCGCGCCGTGGCCCTGCCTCGAGGTGTAGCGGCGGCGGCCGAACAGACCCCGCTTGGTGTAGGTGGTGATGGAGTTGTCGAGGCTTTGCATCACCAGCAGGATCACGGTGCGCTCGCTCCACCGGTAGCCGTTGAGCAGCTTCAGCGTTCGTACCGGATGCCGGCGGGCGAACCGCAGTGCTTGCCGCCACCTCGGCACCTCGGAGGCTCCGTCGGTGGCGATGGTTTGCAGCAGGCTCATGGCGTTGCTGCCCTTGCCGTAGCGCACCGGCTCGATGTGTGTCGTCTCGTCCGGGTGGATCGAGGAAGTGATGGCGACCCCGCGGCTGTAGTCGTTGTCCGGGTCCACCGAGGTGCGGGCCGCTCCGACGATGGCTTCGGAGTTGGTCCTGGTCAGCTCGCCGAGCCGGTCCGAAAGCCGGGGCAACGCACCGGTGTCCCGCATGTGGTGTAGCAGCCGTTGGGTGCCCCAGGTGCCCGCCGCGAGTACGACGTGCCGGGCGGTGAGCGTGCTCCGGAACCTTCGGGCCGTGGTCCCGGTCTTGCGGACGTCCACTTCGAATGTGCCGTCACCGCGTGGTCGAACAGCCGTCACGGTGGTGAGTGGGACGACCTTCGCCCCCGCATGCTCCGCGAGGTAGAGGTAGTTCTTCACCAGGGTGTTCTTCGCGCCGACACGGCAACCGGTCATGCACGAGCCGCATTCGGTGCAGCCGGTTCGGGCTGGTCCTGCACCACCGAAGTAGGGGTCGGCGATCTGCTCGCCCGGCTTGCCGAAGTACACGCCGACCGGTGTGGGGTGGTAGCTGTCGGCTACACCCATGTCGACCGCAACCTTGCGCATCACCCGGTCGACCGGGGTCACGGTTGGGTTGGTGACCACGCCGAGCATTCGGCTCGCCTGGTCGTAGTGCGGGGCGAGTTCGGCCTCCCAGTCTGTGATGTGAGACCACTGGCTGTCGGTGTAGAACGGCCTCAACGGGCGGTAGAGCGTGTTGGCGTAGACCAGCGAGCCGCCCCCCACACCAGCGCCAGCGAGAACCATGACGTCCTTGAGCAGGTGAATGCGCTGGATCCCGTAACAGCCGAGGGCAGGCGCCCACAGGTAACTGCGCAGCTCCCAAGAGGTCTTCGCAAACTCGTCGTCGGAGAATCTGCGGCCGGCCTCCAGCACCGCCACGCGGTAGCCCTTCTCGGTGAGCCGCAGCGCCGCGACGCTTCCTCCAAAGCCGGAACCGACCACGACTACGTCGTAGTCGGGCTCGATGGTGTTACGCGAAGTCACAGGAAAAGCCTAGCCCCGGACAACACTTCTGACCAGAGGTAAGTTACCGCCGAGTTACCCGGGCCCGGGACAACGTTTTGCCCGCGAAACGTGCTCCGCGCGGGACCACGGACCGCGTTTCGCGGGCAAAACGTGGTTCAGGCGCGCACGGTGAGGCCGACTTTCTGAAATTCCTTCAGGTCGGAGTAGCCGGTCTTGGCCAGCGCGCGGCGCAGCGCACCGAAGAGATTCACCACACCCTCGGCATCCGATGCCGGACCGTGCAGCAGGGTCTTGAGGTCCACGTCCTGGTTGGGCACCTGCGCCACTCGCGAGCGGGGCAGCGAAGGGTGGGCCGCGGCCGCCGTCCAGTACAAACCCCTGCCCGGCGCTTCGCTGGAGGCGGCCAGCGGTGCACCGAGCATCACCGCATCCGCACCACAGGCGATCGCCTTCGCGATGTCGCCGCTGCAGTTCACCCCACCATCGGCGAGCACGTGCACATACCTCCCGCCCGTCTCGTCGAGGTAGTCACGCCGCGCGGCGGCGGCATCGATGATCGCGGTCGCCATCGGCACACCGATACCGAGCACCCGGTCGGTGCTCGTCACACCGGTGCTGTGCCCGTGTCCAACGATGACCCCGGCGGCGCCGGTCCGCATGAGATGCATCGCGGTGCGGTAGTCGCTCACGCCGCCCGCGATCACGGGAACGTCGAGGTCGGAGATGAACTGCTTCAGATTCAGCGGATCACCGTCGCGGGCCACGTGCTCCGCGGACACGATGGTCCCCTGCACCACGAGAATCTCGACCCCTGCCGCCAACAGGTCGGGAGTGAGCTCGGCCGCGTGCTGCGGGCTGACCCGCGCGGCCACGGTGACACCAGCTTCACGTACGCCTCGGATCGCTTCGGCAAGCAGGTCCGTGCGGATGGGCGCCGAGTGCAACTCCTGCAGCAGCCCCACGAGTTCGGACCACTCGGCGCCGGACTTCGCGGCGTCGGCGATGCGACCGAGTGCCGCGTCGGCATCGGCATGCCGCGCCCAAAGCCCCTCGGCGTTGAGCACACCGAGACCCCCGAGGTTGCCGATCGACACCGCGGTCTCAGGCGAGACGACCGCGTCCGTCGGGTGGGTCACCAGCGGCAACTCGAAGCGGTAGGCGTCGATTTGCCAACCCGTCGACACCACCTTTGACGAGCGTGTACGCCGCGACGGCACGATGTCGATGTCATCGAGGTCATACGACCGCCGCGCGGTGCGCCCCATGCCGATCTCGACCAGATCCCGCACGTGAAGTCCCTCCTGGAGCGAATACTGCCGGACCATTGTCGGCACCCGACCGAATACGTCCGGCTACCGGGTGGTGTAGTTCGGGGACTCCACGGTCATCGTGACGTCGTGCGGGTGGCTTTCCTTCAGCCCCGCGGACGTGATGCGCACCAACTGCGCACGCTGCAGCTCGGCGACCGTCTGCGCGCCCGCGTATCCCATACCCGAACGCAGGCCTCCCACGAGCTGATGCACGACCCCCGACAACGGGCCACGAAACGGAATGCGACCCTCGATACCTTCCGGTACCAACTTGTCCTCGGAGAGCACGTCGTCCTGGGCGTAGCGGTCCTTGGAGTAGGAGCGCACCTCCCCGCGCGAACGCATCGCGCCGAGCGACCCCATACCCCGGTAGGTCTTGTACTGCTTGCCGTTGACCAGGATCACTTCACCCGGCGCCTCGGCGGTACCCGCGAGCAGGCTGCCGAGCATCACCGACGACGCCCCGGCCGCGATGGCCTTCACGATGTCACCGGAGTACTGGATCCCGCCGTCGCCGATCACCGGGACACCTGCGGGCCTGCACGCCTTGTCGGCCTCGTAGATCGCCGAGATCTGTGGCACGCCCACCCCGGCCACGACCCGAGTGGTGCAGATGGAACCGGGACCGACACCGACCTTCACCGCGTCCGCGCCCGCGTCGACCAATGCCTGCGCTCCGGCACGCGTGGCGACGTTGCCGCCGACCACGTCGACGGTGTCGCCGAGTTCCTTCTTCAGCCTCGCTACCGTCTCCAGCACGGCGCGCGAATGCCCGTGCGCGGTGTCGACCATCAGCACGTCCACACCGGCGTCGGCGAGCGCCATAGCCCGCTGATGGCCGTCGGTGCCGACTCCCACGGCCGCACCGACGAGCAGCCTGCCGTCGGTGTCCTTCGTGGCGTTGGGGTACTGCTCGGTCTTGACGAAGTCCTTGACAGTGATCAGGCCACGCAACTTGCCCGCGCCGTCCACGATCGGCAGCTTCTCGATCTTGTGCCGACGCAGTAGGCCGAGCGCGGCGTCAGCCGTCACCCCGACCTGTGCCGTCACTAACGGGGTGGGGGTCATGACTTCGCTGACGGCCTTGCTGTGGTCCATCTCGAACCGCATGTCCCTGTTGGTGATGATGCCCACGAGCGTGCCCGCGGCGTCGGTGACGGGAACACCGGAGATGCGAAACCGCGCGCACAGGGCGTCGACCTCGGCCAGCGTGTCGTGGGGCGAGCAGGTGACCGGGTCGGTCACCATCCCGGCTTCCGACCGCTTCACGATCTCCACAGCCTGCGCCTGCTCCTCGATGGGCATGTTGCGTTGCAGCACGCCCATCCCTCCCTGGCGGGCCATCGCGATGGCCATACGTGCCTCGGTGACCGTGTCCATGGCCGCCGACAACAGCGGTACGCGCAACACGACATTGCGTGACAGCCGGGTACTGGTGTCCACCGTGCTCGGAATCACATCCGATTCGGCGGGAAGCAGCAGCACATCGTCGAATGTCAGCCCGACCATCGCGAACTTCTCTCCAGCCTGGGCTGTCGCCTCCTCCTCGGAACGGAGCAGGTCGGCGGAGGTGATGTCGCTCGTCATGAGTTACGGCTGACCTTCCTCGACTGATGAACCAACGGGGGGTTTTGCAGACCTGTTAGCGATGGTATCTGGACGTACCCGGGGGCCCGCCCGGTACCGTGCAGGCCGTGCCGCACGATCTGTTGCCCCCAGACCCGTTCGCCGACGACCCGAACGACCCGGCCAAGGAGATCGCGGCCATCGACGAGCCCTCGGGCGAGCCGATGAGCCCGGACGAGCGTTCGGAGCTGCTCGCGGATCTCTCGGACCTCGCTGTCTACCAGGCGCTGCTGGAGCCACGTGGTATCCGAGGAATCGTCGTGGACTGCGGCGAATGCGACCAGCCTCACTATCACGACTGGCACCTACTGCGCGCGAGTCTGGAACAACTGCTCGCCGACGGGCAGATGCGCCCGCATGAGCCCGCATACGACCCCAACCCGGCCGACTATGTGAGCTGGGACTACTGCCGAGGGTTCGCTGACGGCATCACGGCCACCGAAAGCGCCTACTGAACCTCAAGACGAAGGGCGAGCGCGGCGAGTCGCCGCGCCACCCTTCCGCACTGTCGTCAACTGGTTGGATCGGCGAACTCCACCGAAGCCCCGTAACCGGGGCTTCGTCCCGACTCACTGCCGGT harbors:
- a CDS encoding PspC domain-containing protein — protein: MNAATNTSRQLDGFEETVKDFWASRPRRPHQGRKVAGVAAGIGNRYGIDPVVVRVALVATTVFGGIGLTAYLLGWLFLPAEGDEVSAFESLIGRGRSSVSKPFAALLCLLLFPVSGWAFAGDWFDGGGFIGMALLVTALYLLHRSRGQFNRPAPPTVGVTLDYAAAATAATAAGGSAAGAQHGTWDPLGAAPLAWELPEPAPPPQPPPPRPRRPRSKIAFATFGVAIAVAGVGSALVAEGVPWFTLAHVIGLVLGVIGVGLVLSAFRGGGRWLTGLAVPLAVAGLVLTSLPLNDFRGGVGELDATPRTAAEVLPVYERTAGEIRLDLRQLRATTPVETAVRNGAGNVTVIVPTTADVTYQCEAGVGNIECLGRQQSGAGTAPISGVDLGDDGEGGQRLSLKVVAGAGNVEVRRG
- the guaA gene encoding glutamine-hydrolyzing GMP synthase, whose translation is MAEGPVLVLDYGAQYAQLIARRVREAQVYSEVVPHTTAVADLLEREPAAIILSGGPSSVYAEDAPKVDAALFEAGVPVFGICYGFQAMAQALGGTVEHTGTREFGRTELGVNGGVLHEELPARHPVWMSHGDCVTKAPEGFQVTAGSQGAPVAGFEDLGRKLAGVQYHPEVAHSPHGQEVLRRFLHEVAGIRPQWTTASIVDDQVARIRAQVGDGHAICGLSGGVDSAVAAALVQRAIGERLTCVFVDHGLLRAGERAQVERDFVAATGVKLVTVDARQRFLEALAGVVDPEQKRKIIGREFIRVFERAARDLKAKGDVEFLVQGTLYPDVVESGGGTGASNIKSHHNVGGLPDDLRFTLVEPLRSLFKDEVRRVGLELGLPETIVHRQPFPGPGLGIRVIGEVTADRLETLRAADAIAREELTAAGLDSEIWQCPVVLLADVRSVGVQGDGRTYGHPVVLRPVSSEDAMTADWTRLPYDVLERISTRITNEVAEVNRVVLDVTSKPPGTIEWE
- a CDS encoding aldehyde dehydrogenase family protein, with amino-acid sequence MDTITPRPRAVWVAGRAEQGSRTVTVTHPYDGTEVATVAVPDEQQVEHAVMAAASIASEVRSSSARHRATTLERLARGLSTRGDELAEMITAESGKPLRWAEAEVREATATLRSAARLACETRRQESDTAGEGPVTLTRRVPRGPALGEVPFHAPLGMAARAVAASLAAAAPVVLVPTQRAPLSALALGELLANADLPDEAFSVLPVEDTATLDTDTRLVPVPDTGCGQAAAVVLADWPDLDQAAARLAAAGTGQAGQSCVAVRRVVVQRAIAADFVPKLAEAVREQRIGDPYDSSVSVGPMADEAAAERVVGWVDEAVSEGAKLLTGGTRTGSTVEPTLLTDVAEQARVLRPTAFGPVLVITVAESTEEAFAAAKGPRTGVFTRDVQLALHASADLDAGEVTIGDVPTYRPDSVGGAIQTLTEERITVLPAPTPPR
- a CDS encoding GMC family oxidoreductase, with amino-acid sequence MTSRNTIEPDYDVVVVGSGFGGSVAALRLTEKGYRVAVLEAGRRFSDDEFAKTSWELRSYLWAPALGCYGIQRIHLLKDVMVLAGAGVGGGSLVYANTLYRPLRPFYTDSQWSHITDWEAELAPHYDQASRMLGVVTNPTVTPVDRVMRKVAVDMGVADSYHPTPVGVYFGKPGEQIADPYFGGAGPARTGCTECGSCMTGCRVGAKNTLVKNYLYLAEHAGAKVVPLTTVTAVRPRGDGTFEVDVRKTGTTARRFRSTLTARHVVLAAGTWGTQRLLHHMRDTGALPRLSDRLGELTRTNSEAIVGAARTSVDPDNDYSRGVAITSSIHPDETTHIEPVRYGKGSNAMSLLQTIATDGASEVPRWRQALRFARRHPVRTLKLLNGYRWSERTVILLVMQSLDNSITTYTKRGLFGRRRYTSRQGHGAPNPTFIPAGHEANLRTAEHIGGTAGGTWGEIFNIPLTAHFIGGAPIGTSTENGVIDPYHRVFNYPNLHVVDGAAITANLGVNPSLTITAQAERAFSLWPNKGEADLRPAQGKKYRRLEPVAPKNPAVPAHAPAALTVEA
- a CDS encoding GuaB3 family IMP dehydrogenase-related protein; the protein is MRDLVEIGMGRTARRSYDLDDIDIVPSRRTRSSKVVSTGWQIDAYRFELPLVTHPTDAVVSPETAVSIGNLGGLGVLNAEGLWARHADADAALGRIADAAKSGAEWSELVGLLQELHSAPIRTDLLAEAIRGVREAGVTVAARVSPQHAAELTPDLLAAGVEILVVQGTIVSAEHVARDGDPLNLKQFISDLDVPVIAGGVSDYRTAMHLMRTGAAGVIVGHGHSTGVTSTDRVLGIGVPMATAIIDAAAARRDYLDETGGRYVHVLADGGVNCSGDIAKAIACGADAVMLGAPLAASSEAPGRGLYWTAAAAHPSLPRSRVAQVPNQDVDLKTLLHGPASDAEGVVNLFGALRRALAKTGYSDLKEFQKVGLTVRA
- the guaB gene encoding IMP dehydrogenase; this translates as MTSDITSADLLRSEEEATAQAGEKFAMVGLTFDDVLLLPAESDVIPSTVDTSTRLSRNVVLRVPLLSAAMDTVTEARMAIAMARQGGMGVLQRNMPIEEQAQAVEIVKRSEAGMVTDPVTCSPHDTLAEVDALCARFRISGVPVTDAAGTLVGIITNRDMRFEMDHSKAVSEVMTPTPLVTAQVGVTADAALGLLRRHKIEKLPIVDGAGKLRGLITVKDFVKTEQYPNATKDTDGRLLVGAAVGVGTDGHQRAMALADAGVDVLMVDTAHGHSRAVLETVARLKKELGDTVDVVGGNVATRAGAQALVDAGADAVKVGVGPGSICTTRVVAGVGVPQISAIYEADKACRPAGVPVIGDGGIQYSGDIVKAIAAGASSVMLGSLLAGTAEAPGEVILVNGKQYKTYRGMGSLGAMRSRGEVRSYSKDRYAQDDVLSEDKLVPEGIEGRIPFRGPLSGVVHQLVGGLRSGMGYAGAQTVAELQRAQLVRITSAGLKESHPHDVTMTVESPNYTTR
- a CDS encoding DUF5319 domain-containing protein, which translates into the protein MQAVPHDLLPPDPFADDPNDPAKEIAAIDEPSGEPMSPDERSELLADLSDLAVYQALLEPRGIRGIVVDCGECDQPHYHDWHLLRASLEQLLADGQMRPHEPAYDPNPADYVSWDYCRGFADGITATESAY